One genomic window of uncultured Erythrobacter sp. includes the following:
- a CDS encoding DUF3857 domain-containing protein produces MTVRSEIQDNMQSNFEAGRTNRANLTSFDRNPPSKRSQAFVRSLAGAIGLLLASTSVPAVAGDEVVYEPAPTWVQPVDLSTVERDPSNSLVVQDKQIRIEDGRLWEYTDTVFRLSSLQELGQVGTLTAQWLPDKGDLIVHEIAILRDGETIDVIEQGERMEILRRERLLEMRIIDGSLTATMSVPGLQVGDELRMRYSVTNSDQALGREVQSQAMLWREPSKIADFTRVLASWSDDLDVRWQAGPDFDLGAPELRDGHNWINITLPLPEGEEYPYDAPARFHRPTLLQLGTFEDWGEVSSVMAPYYKVDGALEGLNDLNKKIDAIRSMPGSELARAVAALELVQEDIRYLLNGLDGGNYLPQDVATTWEKRYGDCKAKTLILLAVLADLGIEAEPVLVSTNRGEVAPTSLPLPGAFNHVLVRATVDGQHYYLDGTSIGANINVVGNVPPFYYGLPIRDAGAELEPIQQETPRFADTGIELVMDASLGADLPMLGTMKMKMVGPHAAQMNANADKITDENKQRMGGGFRRVTGGSVSVLDVRVEEGDDDSEATLIIDAIFPALLKFDGPNGEFEPPLPSSSFEFSPDRSRKAWRDLPASVPPPGTSTAEYRITLPETAGEFAIRGATELDLTVAGQRFQRDIDLDGRNLVIVEAQTSLGGEIPASEFRAERRKSSQLARSEVKIMAPEDLPRRWRFAEGADRSVLEPIDAALGRLIEEEPDEAGPYLNRSSFRFQTYDFAGSLEDMNSAIEIEATARMYEERSYVHQQLLDLESAKADLEEAFALDPSHDRAITLARMLTELGDLAGARELLEEVDGDEDVRRSMAYAMADVEAVEGNGPAGLALLADLLVDAPNNADVLNSKCWFMGTWEIGVSDAIPICTKAVENSDNTAMALDSRALAYLRNGQLAEALADAEAALELNPEQTETLLLRGLILREQGDSRGATDIASAIARSPGIARKYRRWGFDF; encoded by the coding sequence ATGACGGTTCGATCAGAAATTCAGGACAATATGCAATCAAATTTCGAAGCAGGGCGCACTAACCGGGCAAACCTCACTTCATTCGATCGAAATCCGCCGAGCAAACGCTCGCAGGCCTTTGTTCGTTCTCTTGCCGGTGCGATCGGCTTGTTGCTCGCGAGCACATCGGTCCCAGCAGTGGCTGGTGATGAAGTCGTCTATGAACCTGCACCCACCTGGGTCCAACCGGTCGACCTCTCGACCGTGGAGCGCGATCCTTCAAACAGCCTGGTTGTTCAAGACAAACAGATTAGGATCGAAGATGGCCGGTTGTGGGAATACACCGATACGGTTTTCCGCCTTTCCTCGCTGCAAGAGCTCGGTCAGGTTGGAACGCTGACTGCCCAATGGTTGCCGGACAAGGGCGATTTGATCGTTCACGAAATCGCGATCCTGCGCGACGGTGAAACCATCGACGTGATCGAGCAAGGCGAGCGGATGGAGATTCTCCGGCGTGAGCGTTTGCTCGAAATGCGAATTATCGACGGCTCGCTAACCGCGACAATGTCCGTGCCCGGCCTGCAGGTCGGCGATGAACTGCGAATGCGCTACTCGGTTACCAATTCCGATCAGGCGCTGGGCCGCGAAGTGCAAAGCCAGGCGATGCTGTGGCGCGAACCGAGCAAGATCGCCGACTTCACGCGCGTGCTTGCTTCGTGGTCGGACGATCTCGATGTCCGCTGGCAGGCTGGCCCCGATTTCGATCTGGGCGCTCCTGAACTGCGTGATGGGCACAACTGGATCAACATCACCCTGCCGCTGCCGGAAGGTGAGGAGTATCCTTATGACGCTCCTGCGCGCTTCCACAGGCCGACACTGCTGCAACTCGGCACTTTCGAGGATTGGGGCGAAGTCTCCAGTGTGATGGCACCCTATTACAAGGTCGACGGCGCTCTCGAGGGTCTCAATGACCTTAACAAAAAGATTGACGCGATCCGTTCGATGCCGGGCAGCGAACTTGCGCGCGCCGTCGCTGCGCTCGAGCTGGTACAGGAAGACATTCGATACCTGCTGAATGGCCTGGATGGCGGAAACTACCTGCCCCAGGACGTCGCAACCACATGGGAAAAACGCTACGGCGACTGCAAGGCAAAAACCTTGATCTTGCTGGCCGTCTTGGCCGATCTGGGCATCGAAGCAGAGCCTGTCTTGGTCTCGACCAATCGCGGCGAGGTCGCCCCGACGTCTCTGCCCCTACCCGGCGCTTTCAATCATGTTCTCGTGCGGGCGACCGTCGATGGACAGCACTATTACCTCGACGGCACCAGCATCGGCGCCAACATCAATGTCGTCGGTAATGTACCGCCGTTCTACTATGGCCTGCCGATCCGTGATGCCGGGGCCGAGCTCGAACCGATCCAGCAGGAAACGCCCCGCTTTGCCGATACCGGAATTGAGCTGGTAATGGACGCAAGCCTTGGCGCCGATCTGCCCATGCTTGGCACCATGAAGATGAAGATGGTCGGTCCGCACGCTGCGCAGATGAACGCCAATGCAGACAAGATCACTGATGAGAACAAGCAGCGGATGGGAGGCGGCTTCCGCCGGGTAACGGGCGGCAGCGTCAGCGTACTCGATGTCAGGGTTGAGGAAGGCGATGACGACAGCGAAGCGACGCTGATCATCGATGCTATCTTCCCGGCATTGCTGAAATTCGATGGTCCCAACGGTGAGTTTGAACCGCCGCTGCCGTCAAGCTCGTTCGAATTCTCGCCGGATCGCTCACGCAAGGCGTGGCGCGATCTGCCAGCAAGCGTGCCCCCGCCCGGCACGTCGACTGCCGAATACCGCATCACGCTGCCCGAGACGGCCGGTGAATTCGCCATTCGCGGCGCGACGGAGCTTGACCTCACTGTCGCGGGCCAACGGTTCCAACGCGACATTGATCTGGACGGACGAAACCTTGTCATCGTCGAAGCGCAGACGAGCCTCGGCGGAGAAATTCCGGCGTCGGAGTTCCGCGCCGAACGCCGCAAATCCTCGCAGCTTGCGCGTTCCGAAGTGAAGATCATGGCACCCGAAGATCTTCCGCGGCGCTGGCGGTTTGCCGAAGGGGCGGACCGATCCGTGCTGGAACCGATTGACGCTGCTCTGGGACGCCTGATCGAGGAGGAACCGGACGAAGCCGGGCCTTACCTCAACCGCTCAAGCTTCCGGTTCCAGACCTATGATTTCGCTGGCTCGCTTGAGGATATGAACAGTGCCATCGAAATCGAAGCCACAGCGCGAATGTACGAAGAACGGTCATATGTGCACCAGCAACTGCTCGATCTCGAAAGCGCAAAGGCCGATCTTGAGGAAGCCTTTGCCTTGGACCCGTCGCATGACCGGGCAATCACACTCGCGCGCATGCTGACCGAACTTGGTGATCTCGCCGGTGCCCGCGAGTTGCTGGAAGAAGTGGACGGCGACGAGGACGTGCGCCGTTCGATGGCATACGCCATGGCCGATGTCGAAGCGGTCGAGGGCAATGGGCCAGCGGGATTGGCGCTACTCGCGGATTTGCTGGTCGACGCACCGAACAATGCCGATGTTCTCAATTCGAAATGCTGGTTCATGGGCACATGGGAAATCGGCGTCTCAGACGCGATCCCGATTTGTACCAAGGCCGTCGAGAACAGCGACAACACGGCCATGGCGCTTGACAGCCGGGCTCTCGCCTATCTGCGCAATGGCCAACTCGCCGAAGCGCTGGCCGATGCAGAAGCTGCGTTGGAACTCAATCCGGAGCAGACCGAAACACTGCTGCTCAGAGGTCTGATCCTGCGCGAACAGGGTGATTCGAGAGGCGCGACCGACATCGCATCGGCGATCGCCCGCAGCCCTGGAATAGCTCGCAAGTATCGGCGTTGGGGATTTGATTTTTAG
- a CDS encoding beta-ketoacyl-ACP synthase III translates to MQDVQLTHRPVISTTGLFTPAESISNEELVESFNRFVELHNERHADAIAAGEMEALQPSSVEFIEKASGIKARHVMSKEPILDPEVMAPRWDERPDDELAIMAEIGVIAAKQALERAGRKAEDVDAVLCAASNMQRAYPAMAIEIQQALGIDGFGFDMNVACSSATFGIQTAADYVRAGNAKSVLVVSPEITSGHLNWRDRDSHFIFGDVATAVLVEDEAIAPREHWAILGTKLKTVFSNNIRNNFGFLNRAHPETSGSADKLFVQEGRKVFKEVVPMVAQMIIDEAEKLQLDPAAIRRLWLHQANAGMNRLISQRVLGHEANADESPTVLDTYGNTSSAGSIIAFHRHSEDLVPGDTGLICSFGAGYSAGTVFVRKAA, encoded by the coding sequence ATGCAAGACGTGCAACTTACGCATCGCCCCGTGATCTCCACGACCGGCCTTTTCACCCCTGCGGAATCGATCTCAAACGAAGAACTGGTCGAAAGCTTCAATCGCTTCGTCGAGCTTCACAATGAACGCCATGCCGATGCGATTGCGGCTGGCGAAATGGAGGCACTGCAACCGTCTTCGGTGGAATTCATCGAGAAGGCGAGCGGGATCAAGGCACGCCATGTGATGAGCAAGGAGCCGATCCTCGATCCTGAAGTCATGGCTCCGCGCTGGGACGAACGGCCCGATGATGAATTGGCGATCATGGCCGAGATCGGCGTTATCGCCGCGAAACAGGCGCTGGAGCGGGCGGGGCGCAAGGCCGAAGATGTCGACGCGGTGCTGTGTGCGGCTTCCAACATGCAGCGCGCTTACCCAGCGATGGCGATCGAAATACAACAGGCGCTGGGCATCGATGGCTTCGGGTTCGACATGAATGTGGCGTGCTCATCGGCAACGTTCGGCATTCAGACCGCCGCCGATTATGTCCGCGCAGGCAATGCCAAGAGTGTGCTGGTGGTCAGCCCCGAGATCACTTCAGGCCACCTCAACTGGCGCGACCGCGATAGCCATTTCATTTTTGGCGATGTCGCGACCGCCGTGCTGGTCGAAGATGAAGCGATTGCGCCTAGGGAACATTGGGCGATCCTCGGGACCAAGCTTAAGACCGTGTTCTCAAACAACATCCGCAACAATTTCGGGTTCCTCAACCGCGCGCATCCCGAGACATCAGGTAGCGCAGACAAATTGTTCGTGCAGGAAGGTCGCAAGGTCTTCAAAGAGGTCGTGCCGATGGTCGCTCAGATGATCATCGATGAAGCGGAAAAGCTGCAACTCGATCCCGCAGCCATTCGCCGGCTGTGGCTACATCAGGCGAATGCCGGGATGAACCGCCTGATCTCGCAGCGCGTGCTGGGTCATGAGGCCAACGCCGATGAAAGCCCCACGGTGCTCGACACTTATGGGAACACTTCAAGCGCAGGCTCGATCATCGCGTTTCATAGACATAGCGAAGACCTGGTTCCGGGCGACACCGGCTTGATCTGCAGCTTTGGAGCGGGTTACTCAGCCGGAACGGTGTTCGTGCGCAAAGCAGCCTGA
- a CDS encoding phosphatase PAP2 family protein has translation MNTVTISHSDDSATVSLARRWLDEMPIFGIGLVLLALCVGLLMSRGVNPSLGGVIENARLFGLFTLILVAFDAAWQLNRNRPDSPTAFLKARYTAAPLKQTVFGGLPLLAVAIIALPFFSKMKAAIPLFNEYTWDAAFIEWDRAIFFGYDAWEVLQPVLGYPIITAFLALLYHLWFLLLYPGVMFFVFAKMDSQVRRQFFLSYMLSWALIGGLMATWLASVGPCFLGPLLGNPHFDAQMNYLYAANEQVPIMVLNVQELLLEWHGKSANGLGSGITAMPSMHCAIAFLYWIAVRRISPKWGMFFGVFFFITWISSVHLAYHYAVDGLVSLLAVAVIWWASQRIIAAWDAFLASRDQAALRTNTVPAE, from the coding sequence ATGAACACTGTAACGATCAGTCATTCCGATGATTCCGCAACGGTCAGCCTGGCTCGCCGCTGGCTGGATGAAATGCCGATCTTCGGGATCGGGCTTGTGTTGCTCGCCCTTTGCGTCGGATTGCTGATGTCGCGCGGCGTCAATCCAAGCCTGGGCGGTGTCATTGAAAACGCTCGCTTGTTCGGTCTCTTCACACTCATTTTGGTGGCATTTGACGCTGCATGGCAGCTCAATCGTAACCGTCCCGACAGCCCGACCGCTTTCCTGAAAGCGCGCTACACCGCAGCTCCGCTCAAGCAGACCGTTTTCGGCGGCCTTCCCTTGCTCGCTGTGGCAATCATTGCGCTGCCATTCTTCTCAAAAATGAAAGCCGCCATCCCGCTCTTCAACGAATACACTTGGGACGCGGCCTTTATCGAATGGGACCGCGCGATCTTCTTTGGCTATGACGCATGGGAAGTGCTCCAGCCCGTGCTCGGCTACCCGATCATCACCGCGTTTCTCGCGCTGCTGTATCACCTGTGGTTTCTGCTGCTTTACCCGGGCGTGATGTTCTTCGTATTTGCGAAGATGGACAGCCAGGTTCGGCGTCAATTCTTCCTGAGCTATATGCTCAGCTGGGCGCTAATCGGGGGACTCATGGCAACCTGGCTTGCTTCAGTTGGCCCATGTTTCCTGGGCCCGCTTCTCGGCAATCCGCACTTCGACGCGCAGATGAATTATCTTTACGCCGCTAACGAGCAGGTCCCGATCATGGTGCTAAACGTGCAGGAGCTTCTGCTTGAGTGGCACGGGAAGTCAGCCAACGGCCTCGGCAGCGGGATTACTGCAATGCCAAGCATGCACTGCGCAATCGCGTTTCTTTATTGGATCGCCGTGCGCCGCATATCGCCGAAATGGGGCATGTTCTTCGGCGTGTTCTTCTTCATCACCTGGATCAGCAGCGTCCACCTCGCCTACCACTATGCGGTCGACGGCCTGGTTTCGCTGCTCGCGGTGGCGGTAATCTGGTGGGCATCGCAGCGGATCATTGCCGCGTGGGATGCTTTTCTTGCCAGCCGCGATCAGGCTGCTTTGCGCACGAACACCGTTCCGGCTGAGTAA
- a CDS encoding phosphatidylserine decarboxylase, with protein sequence MAGEILDNQGRGDAGWNWPAIHPEGRKFGVIAIAIALVPLLVLDWEIIGWPLLLLSVGVFAFFRDPERVVPQADNAIVAPADGLISLITTVEPPAEMQVDDGSGHPGLSAGPVTRVSIFMSVFDVHINRTPIAGTIRRLVYIPGKFVNADLDKASEENERQHILVERADGLQIGFTQIAGLVARRIIPFVKPGDTVAKGQRVGLIRFGSRVDVYLPAGTSPKVLMGQRVIAGETVLAEVGTQALLEGIAQ encoded by the coding sequence ATGGCAGGTGAAATTCTCGACAATCAGGGACGCGGCGATGCAGGCTGGAACTGGCCCGCGATTCATCCCGAGGGGCGCAAATTCGGAGTGATCGCGATAGCGATTGCCTTGGTTCCTTTACTCGTACTCGACTGGGAAATCATCGGCTGGCCGCTGTTGCTATTGTCTGTTGGCGTGTTCGCATTCTTCCGCGATCCCGAGCGCGTGGTCCCGCAAGCTGACAACGCAATTGTTGCGCCTGCAGATGGCCTCATTTCGTTGATCACAACCGTCGAGCCTCCCGCTGAGATGCAGGTCGACGATGGCTCCGGCCATCCGGGCCTTTCCGCTGGGCCGGTGACGCGCGTTTCGATTTTCATGAGCGTGTTCGACGTTCACATCAATCGCACCCCGATTGCTGGCACTATCCGCCGGCTCGTCTACATTCCGGGCAAGTTTGTGAATGCGGACCTCGACAAAGCGAGCGAGGAAAACGAGCGGCAACATATTCTGGTTGAACGCGCTGATGGTCTGCAGATCGGTTTCACCCAGATCGCGGGTCTTGTTGCGCGCCGGATTATCCCGTTCGTGAAACCTGGAGACACAGTTGCCAAGGGGCAGCGCGTCGGCCTGATCCGGTTCGGCAGCCGCGTCGATGTCTACCTCCCAGCGGGCACCAGCCCAAAGGTTCTGATGGGTCAGCGCGTTATCGCCGGCGAGACCGTGTTGGCGGAAGTCGGCACGCAGGCATTGCTGGAAGGTATCGCGCAATAG
- a CDS encoding phosphatidylcholine/phosphatidylserine synthase translates to MSKWRKGSRGSDLPARVGPKAAEDEDSAAPADGRGLTLRAMLPNAITAAALCAGLTGIRFAIEGQWPYAILAIILAAVLDGVDGRIARLLNAQSRFGAELDSLADSLSFGMAPAIILYLWSLQDLERFGWFAALAFAICCALRLARFNARIDVDDQPHQSAGFLTGVPAPVGAGIAFAPFYLWMATGRDEFRDPLALAIWISLIAVLLISNMATLSWGAIRPRRDVRLGVIAFVALFFAALMLEPWWSLTALCAGYLLLMPYALFKYGRIKRRRAQERASALADGEQTGA, encoded by the coding sequence GTGAGCAAGTGGCGCAAGGGTAGCAGGGGCTCTGACCTACCCGCTCGCGTTGGCCCGAAAGCTGCCGAAGACGAAGACAGCGCAGCACCGGCGGACGGCAGAGGGCTGACCCTCCGCGCAATGTTACCCAATGCTATTACGGCAGCGGCGTTGTGCGCTGGCCTGACCGGCATACGTTTCGCAATTGAAGGTCAGTGGCCTTACGCCATCCTCGCCATCATTCTGGCGGCCGTGCTCGACGGGGTTGATGGTCGAATTGCGCGGCTGCTCAATGCACAATCGCGTTTCGGTGCCGAGCTTGACAGTCTGGCGGACTCGCTCTCTTTCGGCATGGCACCTGCGATCATTCTGTATTTGTGGTCGCTGCAGGATCTCGAGCGTTTCGGATGGTTCGCTGCACTCGCTTTCGCGATCTGCTGCGCTCTTAGACTGGCGCGCTTCAATGCCCGGATCGACGTTGACGACCAACCGCATCAATCGGCTGGTTTCCTGACCGGTGTGCCTGCACCTGTCGGAGCTGGAATAGCATTCGCGCCCTTCTATCTATGGATGGCGACCGGGCGCGACGAGTTTCGCGATCCACTGGCACTGGCGATCTGGATCAGCCTTATCGCGGTGTTACTTATATCCAACATGGCGACCCTCAGCTGGGGGGCGATCCGTCCCCGGCGCGATGTGCGTCTTGGCGTGATTGCATTCGTGGCCTTGTTCTTCGCCGCGCTCATGCTTGAGCCATGGTGGTCGCTAACCGCGCTATGTGCGGGGTATCTGCTGCTGATGCCCTACGCGCTGTTCAAATATGGGCGGATCAAGCGGCGCCGAGCGCAGGAACGGGCGAGCGCGCTGGCAGACGGTGAGCAAACGGGCGCGTAG
- the rpsB gene encoding 30S ribosomal protein S2 yields the protein MAATTVTMQQLIEAGAHFGHQTHRWNPRMKPYIFGNRNGVHIIDLSQTVPLFARALDFVESTVRAGGKVLFVGTKRQAQEPIAEAARASGQHFVNHRWLGGMLTNWKTISGSIKRLKNLEEQLSGDTSGLTKKEVLQLTRERDKLELSLGGIRDMGGIPDVMFVIDANKEDLAIKEAAVLGIPVIAVLDTNVDPTNIAFPVPGNDDASRAVRLYCQAIGDAATAGKGGAVADSGDVGTMEEPPAEAATA from the coding sequence ATGGCGGCCACTACCGTCACAATGCAGCAATTGATCGAGGCCGGCGCACACTTCGGCCACCAGACCCACCGCTGGAACCCGCGGATGAAGCCGTACATTTTCGGCAACCGCAACGGTGTTCACATCATCGACCTGTCGCAGACCGTGCCGCTGTTCGCGCGCGCTCTCGATTTCGTTGAGTCGACTGTCCGCGCAGGCGGCAAGGTTCTGTTCGTCGGTACCAAGCGCCAGGCGCAAGAGCCGATCGCCGAGGCCGCTCGCGCTTCAGGCCAGCACTTTGTCAACCACCGTTGGCTCGGCGGCATGCTGACCAACTGGAAGACCATCAGCGGTTCGATCAAGCGTCTCAAGAACCTTGAAGAGCAGCTTTCGGGCGACACCAGCGGCCTCACCAAGAAAGAGGTCCTGCAGCTCACCCGTGAGCGTGACAAGCTTGAGCTGTCGCTCGGCGGCATCCGCGACATGGGCGGCATTCCGGACGTGATGTTCGTGATCGATGCCAACAAGGAAGACCTCGCCATCAAGGAAGCAGCTGTGCTCGGCATTCCGGTAATCGCGGTGCTCGATACCAATGTCGATCCTACGAATATCGCTTTCCCGGTTCCGGGTAACGACGACGCGAGCCGCGCTGTTCGCCTGTATTGTCAGGCGATTGGCGACGCAGCGACTGCTGGCAAGGGCGGCGCTGTCGCTGATTCTGGCGATGTCGGCACGATGGAAGAGCCACCTGCCGAAGCGGCAACCGCCTGA
- the tsf gene encoding translation elongation factor Ts, with protein sequence MADFSVADVKKLREKTGAGMMDAKKALTEAGGDIEAAVDALRAKGLATAQKKSSRTAAEGLVGVAVSGTRGVAVEVNSETDFVAKNDKFQDFVRKTTEVALTLDADDVEALKTAAYPDGGTVADQLTDNVATIGENQQIRRMKTISVGAGAVVSYVHNAAAEGLGKIGVLVALEGDAAADVLATLGKDIAQHAAAMFPQALNAEGLDPAVIERERAIAQEKAAESGKPENVQEKMVEGAIKKYAKENALLSQIFVKDGKATVEEYVARTANEAGASIKLTDYVRYQLGEGIEVEESDFAAEVAAAVGG encoded by the coding sequence ATGGCCGATTTCTCCGTCGCCGATGTGAAGAAACTGCGCGAAAAAACCGGCGCAGGCATGATGGACGCCAAGAAAGCGCTGACCGAAGCCGGCGGCGACATCGAAGCTGCTGTTGACGCACTGCGTGCAAAGGGCCTCGCCACCGCTCAGAAAAAGTCCAGCCGTACGGCTGCCGAGGGTCTCGTCGGCGTTGCCGTTTCGGGCACGCGCGGCGTGGCTGTCGAGGTCAACTCCGAAACAGACTTCGTCGCCAAAAATGACAAGTTTCAAGATTTCGTGCGGAAGACCACCGAAGTGGCTCTGACGCTCGACGCCGACGATGTCGAAGCTCTCAAGACCGCGGCCTATCCCGATGGCGGCACCGTTGCCGATCAGCTGACTGACAATGTCGCGACCATTGGTGAGAACCAGCAGATCCGCCGCATGAAGACCATTTCGGTCGGCGCTGGCGCGGTTGTGTCCTACGTTCACAACGCTGCCGCTGAAGGCCTCGGCAAGATCGGCGTTCTCGTCGCGCTTGAAGGCGACGCCGCTGCTGACGTGCTTGCAACACTTGGCAAGGACATCGCGCAGCACGCGGCTGCCATGTTCCCGCAGGCGCTCAACGCTGAGGGCCTCGACCCGGCTGTGATCGAGCGCGAGCGCGCGATCGCACAGGAAAAGGCAGCCGAAAGCGGCAAGCCTGAGAACGTGCAGGAGAAAATGGTCGAAGGCGCCATCAAGAAATACGCCAAGGAAAACGCGCTGCTGAGCCAGATCTTTGTGAAAGACGGCAAAGCCACCGTCGAAGAATATGTCGCTCGCACCGCCAACGAAGCTGGCGCGTCGATCAAGCTGACCGACTATGTCCGCTACCAGCTCGGCGAAGGCATCGAAGTCGAAGAAAGCGACTTTGCGGCGGAGGTTGCAGCCGCTGTTGGCGGCTAA
- a CDS encoding metallophosphoesterase: MIKKLLLIGLILGFALLGKAWYDTMRDPVVHRLTLNSDALDPGTSPVTVALLADIHVAGPDMPPSRLARIVEQVNRLEPDLVAIAGDLVSEKRTATKAYSAEEIVAPLGKLTATYGVAMVPGNHDHWFDWPGLSQQLAQHQQITVLANDAAQFGPLVIGGVDDDFTGRADMEKTVAKMQGLGGVRIMLTHSPDVFPSVPVEIELVLAGHTHCGQIAYPWGGSPATMSDFGELYACGVVEQHGKTLITSGGPGTSLLPIRLFTQPEIWLIEIRPPQR, from the coding sequence ATGATCAAAAAACTGCTCCTGATTGGGTTGATCCTGGGCTTCGCGCTGCTTGGGAAAGCTTGGTACGATACGATGCGCGATCCTGTGGTGCATCGACTGACCCTGAACAGCGATGCTCTCGATCCCGGAACAAGTCCCGTCACTGTTGCATTGCTGGCCGACATCCATGTTGCCGGTCCGGATATGCCGCCATCCCGTTTGGCTCGGATCGTAGAACAGGTGAATAGGCTGGAACCCGATCTGGTCGCGATCGCAGGTGACTTGGTAAGCGAGAAACGCACGGCCACCAAAGCCTATTCAGCTGAGGAGATCGTTGCTCCGCTCGGTAAACTGACAGCGACCTATGGCGTGGCGATGGTGCCCGGCAATCATGATCACTGGTTCGATTGGCCGGGCTTGTCTCAGCAGCTCGCACAGCATCAGCAGATTACCGTGCTTGCCAACGACGCCGCGCAATTCGGTCCGCTGGTGATTGGCGGGGTCGACGACGACTTCACCGGCCGAGCCGATATGGAGAAGACGGTAGCGAAGATGCAGGGATTGGGGGGCGTCAGAATTATGCTTACGCACAGTCCGGATGTGTTCCCATCAGTACCGGTGGAGATTGAGCTCGTGCTGGCAGGCCATACCCACTGCGGACAAATCGCCTACCCATGGGGCGGGTCACCAGCGACGATGTCGGACTTCGGGGAGCTGTATGCCTGCGGCGTGGTCGAGCAGCACGGCAAAACTTTGATTACAAGCGGCGGACCGGGCACCAGCCTGCTGCCGATCCGCCTGTTCACCCAGCCTGAAATCTGGCTGATAGAAATACGGCCGCCGCAGCGCTGA
- the pyrH gene encoding UMP kinase — MTQDTAMPEIKRVLLKLSGEVLMGEQDYGIDPAYVARLAEEVKAAQATGLEVCLVIGGGNIFRGVAGAARGLDRTTGDYMGMLATVMNALAMQNALEQQGVPTRVQSAIPMSSVCEPYIRRRAERHLEKGRIVIFAAGTGNPFFTTDTGAALRAAEMNCDALLKGTSVDGVYDKDPKGNPDATRFETVSYDHVLSQNLKVMDATAVALCRENDIPIVVFSIREKGNVARVLSGEGTQTIVTKDN; from the coding sequence ATGACCCAAGATACAGCAATGCCCGAAATCAAGCGCGTCTTGCTCAAACTCTCCGGCGAAGTTCTTATGGGAGAACAGGATTACGGGATTGATCCGGCCTATGTCGCGCGGCTCGCCGAAGAGGTGAAGGCGGCGCAGGCGACCGGCCTTGAAGTCTGCCTCGTGATCGGCGGCGGTAACATCTTCCGCGGCGTGGCTGGCGCAGCGCGCGGGCTCGATCGCACCACTGGCGACTATATGGGCATGCTTGCGACCGTAATGAACGCTTTGGCGATGCAGAATGCGCTGGAGCAGCAAGGCGTGCCGACCCGCGTGCAATCGGCGATCCCGATGTCCTCGGTATGCGAGCCCTACATTCGTCGCCGGGCCGAACGGCACCTTGAAAAAGGGCGCATCGTGATCTTCGCGGCGGGCACCGGCAATCCCTTCTTCACCACCGATACCGGCGCTGCTTTGCGCGCGGCCGAAATGAATTGCGACGCGCTGCTCAAGGGCACCAGCGTCGACGGGGTCTATGACAAAGACCCCAAAGGCAACCCCGATGCTACGCGCTTCGAAACCGTAAGCTACGACCACGTTCTCTCGCAAAATCTCAAAGTGATGGATGCTACCGCAGTCGCGCTTTGCCGCGAGAACGACATTCCGATAGTGGTGTTTTCGATCCGCGAAAAAGGCAACGTTGCCCGCGTCCTGTCGGGCGAAGGCACTCAGACGATAGTAACGAAGGACAATTGA
- the frr gene encoding ribosome recycling factor produces the protein MPQYDKADIERRMNGAVEALKSDLGGLRTGRANTSLLDPVQCEVYGSMMPLSQVATVSAPEPRMLSVQVWDKSNVSAVEKGITKANLGLNPMTDGQTVRLPMPDLTEERRKELAKLAGQYAEKAKIAIRNVRRDGMEDLKTDEKKKEISEDERKRMEDDVQKLTDKYVAETDEAATKKEQEILTQ, from the coding sequence ATGCCGCAATATGACAAGGCAGATATCGAGCGCCGGATGAACGGTGCTGTGGAAGCTCTGAAGAGCGATCTTGGGGGTCTTCGGACGGGCCGTGCTAACACGAGCTTGCTCGATCCGGTGCAATGCGAAGTGTATGGATCGATGATGCCGCTGAGCCAGGTTGCTACCGTTTCTGCGCCAGAGCCGCGCATGCTGAGCGTGCAGGTGTGGGACAAGTCGAACGTGTCGGCTGTCGAGAAGGGTATCACCAAGGCGAATCTCGGCCTCAATCCGATGACTGATGGTCAGACCGTTCGTCTGCCGATGCCCGATCTGACGGAAGAGCGCCGTAAGGAACTTGCAAAGCTTGCCGGGCAATATGCCGAAAAGGCCAAGATCGCCATCCGCAACGTCCGCCGCGACGGGATGGAAGACCTGAAGACCGACGAGAAGAAGAAAGAAATCTCCGAGGACGAGCGAAAGCGGATGGAAGATGACGTCCAGAAGCTGACCGACAAGTATGTTGCCGAAACCGACGAGGCGGCGACCAAGAAAGAACAAGAGATCCTGACGCAGTAG